A genomic segment from bacterium encodes:
- the hisB gene encoding imidazoleglycerol-phosphate dehydratase HisB — protein MARKAHRERKTKETAVSLTINLDGTGESRIETGIGFFDHMLTLFARHGFFDLTLKCEGDTEVDFHHSVEDVGITLGLAFNEALGDKTGIARYGYAYVPMEFALARAVVDLSGRSALCYNVPPVVEKIGAFDSELFPEFFKSFADNARINLHIDLIKSSNGHHDIEAVFKAVARALADACRFDDRVRGQHTTKGTI, from the coding sequence ATGGCACGTAAAGCGCATCGAGAGCGTAAAACGAAAGAAACCGCGGTAAGCCTCACCATTAACCTCGATGGGACGGGCGAATCGCGAATCGAAACCGGAATCGGTTTTTTTGACCACATGCTGACGCTGTTTGCACGGCATGGCTTTTTTGATCTTACGCTGAAGTGCGAGGGTGACACCGAAGTCGATTTTCATCATTCGGTCGAGGATGTGGGTATCACGCTCGGACTGGCCTTCAACGAAGCCCTTGGAGACAAGACCGGAATAGCCCGTTATGGTTATGCGTATGTTCCAATGGAATTCGCCCTTGCCCGCGCTGTCGTCGACCTGTCGGGCCGCAGTGCGCTCTGCTACAACGTTCCTCCTGTCGTTGAAAAAATCGGCGCGTTCGACAGTGAGCTTTTCCCGGAATTTTTCAAATCCTTCGCCGATAACGCCCGTATCAATCTCCATATCGATCTCATCAAATCCTCGAACGGACACCATGACATAGAGGCTGTATTTAAAGCAGTCGCACGAGCGCTGGCGGATGCCTGCCGCTTCGATGACCGTGTCAGAGGCCAGCACACGACCAAAGGTACGATATAA
- the hisC gene encoding histidinol-phosphate transaminase yields the protein MKKQSILEHVKPEVRSISAYTLKEYESDIKINQNENPYDVPEKLKRELLDFALERSWSRYPPFDPAGLREKLASYAGWKPDGVLVGNGSNEIIQAVLTVMLRPGAKLVLPSPTFTVYKLIGTVLGADVRQVPLKQDFTYDCDALEREFLNGGDMIIICSPNNPTGCLYPLERLTALLEQTDAPVVIDEAYFEFSGVTAVNLLEKYDNLIVLRTFSKAFSLAGLRVGYGLMNPDLAQEVNKAKLPYNINFFSVAAAIKLLENRDELAASVKILIGERDRMIPALNKIDGVTAYPSRANFILVETPFEPRKVFDGLLKDGLLVRDVSSYPMLGRAFRVSVSRYEDNERFIVSLRQVINRLKKSPDRL from the coding sequence ATGAAAAAACAATCCATACTGGAACATGTGAAACCCGAAGTGCGGTCGATTTCGGCTTACACACTCAAAGAATACGAATCCGACATCAAGATCAACCAGAACGAGAACCCGTACGACGTTCCGGAAAAGCTCAAACGGGAACTGCTCGATTTCGCTCTTGAGCGAAGCTGGTCGCGTTATCCGCCGTTCGATCCCGCCGGGCTCCGTGAGAAGCTGGCTTCGTATGCCGGATGGAAGCCGGACGGTGTCTTGGTTGGCAACGGCTCGAACGAGATCATACAGGCTGTCCTGACCGTAATGCTCCGCCCGGGCGCGAAACTTGTGCTTCCGTCGCCCACATTCACGGTGTATAAACTCATCGGAACGGTGCTCGGCGCCGATGTCCGTCAGGTTCCGCTCAAGCAGGATTTCACCTACGACTGCGATGCCCTCGAACGAGAGTTCCTCAACGGCGGCGATATGATAATCATCTGCTCGCCCAACAACCCGACAGGATGCCTTTACCCCCTCGAACGGCTCACAGCGCTCCTTGAGCAGACCGATGCGCCGGTTGTGATTGATGAGGCATATTTCGAGTTTTCCGGAGTCACCGCGGTGAATCTCCTCGAAAAGTATGACAATCTTATCGTGCTCCGCACCTTTTCAAAGGCGTTCTCGCTCGCAGGGCTCAGGGTCGGATATGGTCTCATGAATCCCGATCTGGCGCAGGAAGTGAACAAGGCGAAGCTCCCGTACAATATCAATTTCTTTTCTGTCGCCGCGGCGATAAAGCTCCTCGAAAACCGTGATGAACTCGCAGCCAGTGTGAAAATACTCATCGGGGAGCGTGACCGCATGATCCCGGCTCTCAATAAGATCGATGGTGTCACCGCATATCCGAGCAGGGCGAATTTCATACTCGTCGAAACTCCGTTCGAGCCTCGGAAGGTTTTTGATGGCCTTCTTAAAGATGGTCTCCTCGTGAGAGACGTTTCATCGTATCCCATGCTCGGGCGGGCATTCAGGGTTTCGGTTTCGCGATACGAAGATAATGAGCGTTTTATTGTCTCCCTGCGGCAGGTTATAAACAGGCTGAAAAAAAGTCCTGACAGATTGTAA
- a CDS encoding T9SS type A sorting domain-containing protein: protein MHTINHTFTITMIAIACLILSAPYLNAQNINDLTNMPAAPTRSIGDFLTPDDRFDLEAAQRTDFQGSLNMNGYEPGIDPATGQPVFRPGKSASTAGYPDDIYWDNTISSSYRGFNDKVYALTVYDGKLIAGGDFNVVGGVGASRIAAWDGSSWSPLGSGLDKSVLALTVYDGKLIAGGYLTNAGGVRAEHIAMWDGFSWSPLGLGFNRFVYALTVYDGNLIAGGFLTRSGESNTTRYIAMWDGSSWLPLGSGMDESVSALVVYNGKLIAGGEFTTAGEVEANRIAAWDGSLWSPLGPGLNGHINVLTVYDGNLVAGGYFTAAGEIETNGIALWDGSSWSSLDSGMRGGFDPNVPYDPYVWALTVYDGNLIAGGGFNIAGGYFVNNIASWNGSSWSPLGSGVGGEIDPYVKVLSVYDNDLIVGGLFTRAGGKIAPYIARWTKKDSITDIEQSSLPSKVKLSQNHPNPFNPATTIVYDVPSQSHVIVTLYNVLGQPVRTLVDDVQQPGSYRVTWDGTDQFGAPVSMGVYFYRLQAGDYSETKKMLLLK, encoded by the coding sequence ATGCATACTATCAATCATACCTTTACAATCACGATGATTGCCATCGCATGCTTAATCCTTTCTGCTCCGTATCTCAATGCGCAGAATATAAACGATTTGACAAACATGCCTGCCGCTCCCACAAGAAGTATCGGCGATTTTCTTACTCCCGACGACCGTTTTGACCTGGAGGCGGCGCAGAGAACCGATTTTCAGGGTTCCCTGAATATGAATGGATATGAACCGGGAATCGATCCGGCCACAGGACAGCCCGTTTTTCGCCCCGGTAAATCAGCCTCAACCGCCGGATATCCCGATGATATCTATTGGGATAACACCATATCCTCGTCATATCGAGGGTTCAATGATAAAGTTTATGCTCTCACGGTGTATGACGGAAAACTGATTGCAGGAGGAGATTTCAATGTAGTAGGTGGAGTTGGAGCCAGTAGAATTGCCGCATGGGATGGGTCGTCATGGTCGCCCCTCGGTTCGGGATTGGATAAAAGTGTTCTTGCGCTTACAGTGTATGATGGTAAACTTATTGCAGGGGGATATCTTACGAACGCGGGTGGGGTAAGAGCGGAACATATTGCAATGTGGGATGGATTTTCATGGTCGCCTCTCGGTTTGGGGTTCAACAGGTTTGTTTATGCACTCACGGTGTACGATGGTAACCTCATAGCAGGGGGATTCCTTACCCGTTCTGGCGAGAGTAATACAACCAGATATATTGCAATGTGGGACGGATCATCATGGTTACCTCTTGGCTCGGGAATGGATGAAAGTGTCTCTGCGCTCGTAGTGTACAACGGAAAACTCATTGCGGGGGGAGAATTCACTACTGCAGGCGAGGTTGAGGCAAATAGAATCGCCGCATGGGACGGGTCATTATGGTCGCCTCTTGGCCCGGGTTTAAATGGTCATATCAATGTACTCACGGTGTACGATGGGAACCTCGTTGCGGGAGGATATTTCACTGCTGCGGGCGAGATTGAAACAAATGGAATCGCTTTATGGGACGGATCATCGTGGTCGTCACTCGACTCAGGAATGAGAGGGGGTTTTGATCCGAATGTTCCGTATGATCCTTATGTCTGGGCTCTCACGGTATACGACGGGAACCTCATTGCCGGAGGTGGATTCAATATAGCAGGCGGGTATTTCGTAAATAATATTGCATCGTGGAATGGATCGTCATGGTCTCCTCTCGGTTCAGGAGTGGGTGGGGAGATTGATCCGTATGTCAAGGTTCTTTCAGTGTACGATAATGACCTTATTGTGGGGGGATTGTTTACTCGGGCGGGTGGTAAAATTGCTCCCTATATTGCACGATGGACGAAAAAAGACTCGATTACAGACATAGAACAATCAAGTCTTCCCTCAAAGGTGAAATTATCCCAGAATCATCCCAATCCGTTCAATCCGGCGACAACAATTGTATATGATGTTCCCTCACAATCGCATGTAATTGTTACCCTCTACAATGTTCTCGGACAGCCGGTGCGGACGCTTGTTGACGATGTCCAGCAGCCCGGTTCCTATCGTGTGACGTGGGATGGTACCGACCAGTTCGGGGCGCCGGTTTCAATGGGAGTGTATTTCTATCGATTACAGGCTGGAGATTACAGCGAGACGAAGAAAATGCTTTTACTGAAGTAG
- a CDS encoding F0F1 ATP synthase subunit epsilon: MAEDKFHLEIITPERVLVSDDIDSAELPGAEGEFQVLGGHTPFLTGLGIGPVVITKGVKKSFVSISGGYCEVLPFKTTILAQTAETADKIDRARAEAAKKRAEKRLEDAARDTSIDEDRARLALMRAINRLSITKIK, translated from the coding sequence ATGGCAGAAGATAAGTTTCATTTGGAAATAATAACCCCCGAACGGGTGCTTGTATCGGACGACATCGATTCCGCCGAACTTCCCGGAGCGGAAGGCGAATTTCAGGTTCTCGGCGGGCATACGCCTTTCCTGACCGGACTTGGAATCGGCCCGGTTGTCATCACCAAGGGTGTGAAGAAATCGTTTGTCAGTATTTCGGGAGGATATTGCGAGGTTCTTCCTTTTAAAACCACCATTCTCGCTCAAACCGCGGAAACTGCCGATAAAATCGACAGGGCCAGAGCCGAAGCGGCGAAAAAGAGGGCCGAAAAACGTCTCGAAGACGCTGCCCGTGATACATCCATCGATGAGGACCGCGCGCGGCTCGCATTGATGCGGGCTATCAACCGCCTCAGCATCACAAAGATAAAATAA